The following are encoded together in the Theileria orientalis strain Shintoku DNA, chromosome 1, complete genome genome:
- a CDS encoding glucokinase yields MSNSGSILRETFCHQGEPVSHTTLSFDPNVRLNQIINQLSVSFDELAEMSMNFYSELINGPKAHKRHRNLWLPNECSFKMLDSYISHFPTGNEKGSYYALDFGGSNFRAVRISIDGSGKMHRNQSTFSLRYSSALGPKGLLDQKATATELFDHFATKIGQVIRESGDDPEPSVPYNVGFTFSFPCTMLSHSSAVLLDWSKDFETGRATNDQVEGKDVGILMDEAFVRNKINAKVSIILNDTVGTLLCCAYQKPKDYPPCKIGVILGTGFNICYEEDEYDRFGYVGRVINIECGNFDKELPFTPVDYEIDYYTSNRGRGKLEKLVSGAYLGEIIRRYMILYLREKAPPKLWEVGSFSSEDASLILNDETDDLIVTKEVALKSWDVKLPKHTLIGLRKICEAVFSRSAGYAAASICATARKTKAFVSSKASVAVDGSLYIKNEWYRNKLQFFIDNVTPPEIRGNVVLLSSDDGSGKGAAIAAAMFNQM; encoded by the coding sequence ATGAGCAATTCAGGGTCAATTTTGAGAGAAACTTTTTGCCATCAAGGCGAACCTGTATCGCATACCACGCTTTCTTTCGACCCGAATGTTAGGCTCAATCAAATTATCAACCAATTGTCTGTTTCATTTGATGAATTGGCAGAAATGTCCATGAATTTCTATTCAGAACTTATCAATGGTCCAAAGGCACACAAACGACACAGGAATTTATGGCTCCCAAATGAGTGTTCTTTTAAGATGCTTGATTCATATATATCTCATTTTCCAACGGGAAATGAGAAGGGGTCTTATTATGCTCTTGATTTTGGTGGATCGAATTTTAGGGCCGTTCGTATATCAATCGATGGAAGTGGAAAGATGCATCGTAACCAGTCTACTTTTAGTTTGCGCTATTCAAGTGCTCTTGGCCCAAAAGGTTTACTTGATCAGAAAGCTACTGCAACTGAACTTTTTGATCATTTTGCTACGAAGATCGGTCAAGTTATTAGGGAGTCGGGAGACGATCCAGAACCAAGTGTACCTTACAATGTTGGTTTTACATTTTCATTCCCATGTACGATGCTTTCACACTCCAGCGCTGTATTGTTGGACTGGTCAAAAGACTTTGAGACTGGTAGAGCTACGAATGATCAAGTTGAAGGGAAAGATGTAGGAATATTAATGGATGAAGCATTTGTAcgtaataaaataaatgctAAGGTAtccataattttaaatgatacCGTCGGTACTCTTTTGTGTTGCGCTTACCAGAAACCAAAAGATTATCCCCCCTGTAAAATAGGCGTTATTCTTGGAACCGGATTCAACATCTGTTAcgaggaagatgaataTGATCGGTTCGGTTACGTCGGAAGGGTCATCAACATCGAATGTGGTAATTTTGACAAGGAATTGCCATTTACTCCCGTTGACTACGAAATCGACTATTATACATCAAACAGAGGCCGTGGCAAACTCGAGAAACTTGTTTCTGGAGCATATCTCGGTGAAATCATAAGGAGGTATATGATCCTCTATCTAAGGGAGAAGGCTCCCCCGAAGCTATGGGAAGTTGGTTCGTTTAGTTCTGAGGATGccagtttaattttaaacgaTGAAACTGACGACTTAATTGTGACGAAAGAAGTCGCCCTTAAATCATGGGATGTTAAATTGCCCAAACACACATTAATTGGGTTAAGAAAAATTTGTGAAGCTGTTTTTTCAAGATCAGCTGGGTATGCTGCAGCTTCTATTTGTGCAACGGCCAGAAAAACAAAGGCATTCGTTTCATCCAAAGCTAGCGTAGCTGTAGACGGTTCCctgtacattaaaaatgaatggTACAGAAACAAATTACAGTTCTTTATTGATAATGTCACACCTCCAGAAATCAGAGGCAATGTAGTTTTGTTGTCCTCAGACGATGGTTCGGGGAAAGGTGCCGCCATCGCCGCAGCAATGTTCAATCAAATGTAA
- a CDS encoding GTPase: MYNILKCARAGLCRIQGFQGGPLDKIAISQGIRALGTATAAKIRESNSTLNDFGLPESKEFFVPGISSDPFYKDISLPKRCIGCGAHFQVSDPNKPGYVDSNVLNESGARGNSKLPSIRGIEVEAAPEGVEVNRSESGRFGIKKRRVVCKRCYKLQYYKRLDSQSEVESQRETLTKELLESENLKRDSIKRVISGVNNLKKFPVLITQEESEATTVKNSLKISSTSEIISNMATRIKNDSLILFIVDLTNVEVSVIPELYIALRNRALDVIWIANKLDVLPKGCEASEIKSWLRSVVRHIGNSKSFNVIPVSSSKGRCRQQQTFEGVGFDQLEARLKEYLKAGEPRNIYVVGATNVGKSTFVDRFLDYIHYKHVGTLNLRRSVGGATRSAIPGTTLEFIEFGLPKGFKLVDTPGIPIISQLPSLLYKPVDLLSISMTKTINPACIKLEEGKSLLIGGVARIDHVEGSSCTIQCYFGNGVTMKVCRSVASEDIMNYQVGYKLYPPHSKEDYKKLTPFSKYRVTVNCNGTGALDEFVICGLGWFSFNGTGPKIIEIRIPKGINFLRRPAMISSPPRRIDKPNFINRR; this comes from the exons atgtataatatacttAAGTGCGCCAGAGCAGGTCTGTGTAGAATCCAAGGGTTCCAAGGAGGACCTCTGGACAAAATCGCAATTTCCCAGGGAATTAGAGCACTTGGCACAGCCACAGCAGCTAAAATAAGGGAATCCAACAGTACCCTGAATGACTTTGGACTCCCGGAGTCGAAAGAGTTCTTCGTGCCAGGAATCTCATCAGACCCGTTCTAC AAGGATATAAGTTTGCCAAAGAGATGCATAGGATGCGGAGCACATTTCCAGGTTTCGGACCCAAATAAGCCAGGCTACGTGGATTCCAATGTATTGAACGAATCAGGAG CTAGAGGGAACTCTAAGCTGCCAAGCATTAGAGGAATTGAAGTGGAAGCTGCTCCGGAAGGCGTGGAAGTAAACCGG TCTGAATCGGGACGATTTGGAATAAAAAAGAGAAGAGTAGTGTGTAAAAGATGCTATAAACTCCAA tattaCAAGAGACTGGACTCTCAAAGCGAAGTGGAATCTCAACGTGAAACGCTGACaaaggagctgctggaatCAGAAAATTTGAAAAGAGACTCAATCAAGAGAGTGATATCAGGAGTAAAcaatttgaagaagttccCAGTATTGATAACGCAGGAGGAATCGGAAGCAACCACGGTTAAAAATTCATTGAAAATATCGTCAACGTCGGAAATAATTAGCAATATGGCAACaagaattaaaaatgacagCCTAATACTGTTCATTGTTGACTTGACAAACGTAGAAGTGTCAGTGATCCCTGAGCTTTATATAGCACTAAGGAACAGAGCATTGGAC GTAATTTGGATAGCGAATAAGTTAGACGTGCTACCGAAGGGGTGCGAAGCGTCAGA GATTAAGTCGTGGCTGAGGTCAGTGGTGAGGCACATAGGGAACTCGAAAAGCTTTAATGTGATACCAGTTTCAAGTTCAAAGGGTAGGTGTAGACAGCAACAAACCTTTGAAGGAGTTGGATTTGATCAACTTGAGGCAAGGCTTAAAGAATATTTGAAGGCGGGAGAGCCCAGGAACATATACGTGGTGGGAGCGACAAACGTAGGAAAATCAACATTCGTGGACAGATTTTTGGACTACATCCACTACAA GCACGTTGGCACTCTGAATTTGAGACGAAGCGTGGGCGGAGCAACGAGGTCAGCAATCCCAGGAACGACCCTGGAGTTTATAGAATTCGGGCTGCCAAAAGGCTTTAAGCTCGTAGATACACCGGGAATACCAATAATATCGCAGCTCCCGTCACTACTGTATAAGCCAGTGGACTTGCTGTCAATATCAATGACAAAAACGATAAACCCAGCGTGTATTAAGCTGGAGGAGGGGAAGTCGCTGCTGATAGGAGGGGTGGCAAGAATAGACCACGTGGAAGGCTCCAGCTGCACAATACAGTGCTACTTCGGCAACGGAGTGACAATGAAAGTCTGCAG GAGCGTGGCAAGCGAGGATATAATGAACTACCAAGTGGGATACAAGCTGTACCCGCCGCACTCAAAGGAAGACTACAAGAAGCTAACGCCGTTTTCGAAGTACAG AGTAACGGTAAATTGCAATGGAACGGGAGCTCTGGACGAGTTTGTGATCTGTGGGCTGGGATGGTTCTCGTTCAACGGAACGGGCCCCAAGATAATAGAAATACGCATACCGAAAGGAATAAACTTTTTGAG GAGACCCGCAATGATAAGCAGTCCACCCAGGAGGATAGATAAGCCGAATTTCATAAACAGAAGGTGA
- a CDS encoding uncharacterized protein (optic atrophy 3-like family protein) yields the protein MFPAYKVLCVFIRQISKPFANYLKRRAAHNERFRNICIYFGNKSFAFERYISRRFYNSEVTDCDKVTLSPEKSVNIGSELLGECVIFGVAAGLITAEYVRGAIKESRKETNLRRRLDTIDSRHEELEKYIKNEVSRQLSERFPVVSDSKQRRF from the coding sequence ATGTTCCCGGCATACAAAGTTCTATGTGTGTTCATCAGACAGATATCAAAGCCGTTTGCAAATTATCTAAAGAGAAGAGCAGCACATAACGAAAGATTCAGAAACATCTGTATATACTTCGGAAACAAAAGCTTCGCCTTCGAAAGGTACATATCGAGAAGGTTCTATAACTCGGAAGTGACAGATTGCGACAAAGTAACACTCTCGCCGGAGAAATCAGTCAACATAGGAAGCGAGTTGCTGGGAGAGTGCGTAATATTCGGAGTGGCAGCAGGACTGATAACAGCAGAGTACGTGAGAGGAGCAATAAAGGAGTCCAGAAAGGAAACTAACCTGAGAAGAAGGCTGGATACAATCGACTCCAGgcacgaggagctggaaaagtACATCAAAAACGAAGTGTCACGACAGCTGTCGGAGAGATTCCCAGTGGTGTCGGACAGCAAGCAGAGAAGATTTTAA
- a CDS encoding uncharacterized protein (galactose oxidase/kelch, beta-propeller domain containing protein): MFGGEIDGKYTNNLFVLNDPDLDWSIVSANGSFPSRRSGATITKLGSSLYVIGGHNDNGTLNNIYRFDTLTSNWSKVVPSNDFEFPSRTGHSASTDGKNRIFVFGGYNDDGLYLNDLYKIDINIKYDPEYKTYKTFAEFTLLSDDKNLFLNPSPRESSTLIYADNKLYLFGGYSYSAACNDGMWIYDLAYNKWTKSKSHVTPPPAEGYTGIRMGRAIVYFGGCNYSYNAHRCFNDVWNYDTISDKWTIIPASFEKPLERGHSFLFYVYDSIMLYGGSKLDNLVFNDMWKLSLLLPCSDPTYSCFGNGTFSSLNSVLGECSGTSCSCFSGFLDHDCGTFKVDEKISSIGQSDTGNVPSVESVTCDAKAPQPRRRYFGGKYRAFSTYIRKHNYATTLVVLLLIVSILAVRARQKSD, from the exons ATGTTCGGAGGTGAAATTGACG gaaaatacacaaataatttattcgTTCTAAATGACCCGGACTTAGACTGGTCAATTGTGAGTGCAAACGGGAGTTTCCCGTCACGTCGTTCCGGCGCCACTATCACCAAACTGGGATCCTCTTTATACGTGATCGGAGGACACAATGACAACGGGACTCTCAATAACATATATCGATTCG ATACTTTAACATCGAATTGGAGTAAAGTCGTTCCTTCCAATGATTTTGAGTTCCCAAGTAGAACTGGTCATTCAGCTTCTACTGACGGGAAGAATAGAATATTTGTTTTCGGCGGGTACAATGAC gACGgcttatatttaaatgatcTGTACAAGATAGATATCAATATTAAGTATGATCCCGAATATAAGACCTATAAGACTTTCGCGGAGTTCACTTTACTGAGCGACG ATAAAaatctttttttaaaccCATCTCCGAGGGAATCATCAACCCTGATTTAC GCcgataataaattatacttGTTTGGTGGATACAGTTACAGCG CTGCTTGCAACGACGGaat GTGGATTTATGATTTGGCTTACAATAAATGGACTAAATCCAAGTCTCACGTTACACCTCCTCCAGCAGAAG GGTACACTGGGATAAGGATGGGAAGGGCCATTGTTTACTTTGGAGGCTGCAACTATAGCTACAACGCTCATCGCTGCTTCAA TGATGTGTGGAATTATGATACTATCTCTGACAAGTGGACCATAATTCCTGCTTCTTTCGAGAAGCCTTTGGAGCGCGGGCActccttcctcttttaCGTCTACG ACTCCATTATGCTTTACGGCGGATCTAAGTTGGACAATTTGGTCTTCAATGACATGTGGAAGctttctcttcttcttccttgcAGTGATCCTACCTACTCCTGCTTCGGGAACGGTACTTTTTCGAGCCTTAACTCCGTTTTAGGCGAATGCTCTGGTACCTCTTGTTCTTGTTTCTCTGGCTTCCTTGACCATGATTGTGGTACTTTCAA GGTTGACGAGAAGATTTCCTCTATTGGTCAGAGTGACACTGGAAACGTTCCGAGTGTGGAAAGTGTCACCTGCGACGCTAAGGCTCCTCAGCCTCGCAGACGCTACTTTGGGGGAAAATATCGCGCCTTTTCCACGTACATTAGGAAACACAACTATGCCACCACTCTGgttgttcttcttctcatTGTATCCATACTTGCTGTAAGGGCTCGTCAGAAAAGTGACTAA
- a CDS encoding uncharacterized protein (zinc finger, C2H2-type domain containing protein), translating into MAPQGSAPFSSIFYLTKRKKLSEKLFEHKTETSDPEYQYNYENVYYPAFQGEAYSNVGVHKNLIYLSQDRLKFETSDGTELDVDDGLTRGLNCLSQLSDVISLNDIDEFSRGYRHRGQPEDRITGKIDDIANIVEINGFTGTEGAEYRSLERNMELSNSYVGPLSVSEVGNLLALALKLQESEKLDLDLERRLEVSAQLWKNNRVPNTVSAFLISSLYKNRPHQCETCGLRFALADTKRRHELTHRSKPHGFWHSLEGWVHLSSKAAFGFTYTRAMVTLDTFKRLLRDIPSDQENVGWLRQMLLSSEQNMDQVNMDEDVQELPDDMDDKVVATSENLGDEMTLWSWGIGGACDHVPQDAPSAEVPSEDLDPALLFEMAKNLKLSLFTINLHKPVLGSFGDMARSFCVICRDAIRCEFDVRFGKFVYVDASSFQLDFKLLSRLFPAPVPLSYLISTHGLEALSATALLKKVSPIRLVAADLRSKMALAINDWGFKHVHEMLDIDSAVPKMDGVRYLDRLFSGWRNPFKLSGAGARGLLFAHSSCLRLLLNSHLRLAKLKAASDESEVLCRLLGELALA; encoded by the coding sequence ATGGCGCCACAGGGCTCGGCTCCATTCTCCAGTATTTTCTACCTAACGAAACGAAAGAAGTTATCCGAGAAGCTATTCGAGCATAAAACTGAAACTTCCGACCCAGAGTACCAATATAACTATGAAAACGTATATTACCCCGCGTTCCAGGGGGAGGCCTACTCAAATGTGGGAGTTCACAAGAACTTGATATACTTATCGCAGGACAGGCTAAAATTTGAAACGTCCGACGGAACTGAGCTGGACGTCGACGACGGACTCACGCGAGGCTTAAACTGCCTCTCGCAGCTCTCAGATGTAATCAGTTTGAACGACATAGATGAGTTTTCCAGGGGATACCGCCACCGGGGACAGCCCGAGGACAGAATCACTGGTAAAATAGATGATATCGCAAATATAGTGGAAATTAACGGCTTCACAGGCACCGAAGGTGCCGAGTACAGGAGTCTGGAACGCAATATGGAGCTCTCGAACAGCTACGTGGGCCCGCTAAGCGTCTCCGAGGTCGGGAACCTGCTCGCCCTCGCGCTCAAGCTGCAGGAAAGTGAAAAGCTCGACCTAGACCTGGAGAGGAGGCTGGAGGTCTCGGCGCAGCTGTGGAAGAACAACAGGGTCCCGAACACCGTGTCCGCATTCCTCATCAGCTCGCTATACAAAAACAGGCCTCACCAGTGCGAGACCTGCGGACTCAGGTTCGCGCTCGCCGACACCAAGCGGAGGCACGAGCTCACTCACAGGTCGAAGCCGCACGGGTTCTGGCACTCTCTCGAGGGCTGGGTGCACCTGTCGAGCAAGGCTGCCTTCGGGTTCACATACACGAGGGCCATGGTAACCCTGGACACCTTCAAGAGGCTCCTCAGGGACATTCCGAGCGACCAGGAGAACGTCGGCTGGCTCAGGCAGATGCTCTTATCGAGCGAGCAGAACATGGATCAGGTCAACATGGACGAGGACGTGCAGGAACTGCCGGACGATATGGACGACAAGGTGGTGGCCACGTCTGAAAACTTGGGGGACGAGATGACTCTCTGGTCCTGGGGGATCGGCGGCGCCTGCGACCATGTTCCTCAGGACGCGCCCTCGGCCGAGGTGCCCTCTGAGGACCTCGACCCGGCCCTTCTGTTTGAGATGGCTAAGAACTTGAAGTTGAGCCTGTTCACGATAAACTTGCACAAGCCAGTCCTCGGCTCCTTCGGCGACATGGCCCGGTCGTTCTGCGTGATATGCCGTGACGCCATCAGGTGCGAGTTCGACGTTAGGTTCGGCAAGTTTGTCTACGTGGACGCCAGCTCGTTCCAGCTTGACTTTAAGCTGCTCTCTCGGCTGTTTCCTGCGCCAGTGCCCCTCTCGTACCTGATTTCGACGCACGGCCTGGAGGCGCTCAGCGCCACTGCGCTGCTCAAGAAGGTCTCTCCCATCAGGCTCGTCGCGGCCGACCTCAGGTCAAAGATGGCCCTGGCCATCAACGACTGGGGCTTCAAGCACGTTCACGAGATGCTGGACATAGATAGTGCAGTGCCTAAGATGGATGGTGTACGGTACTTAGATAGATTATTCAGTGGTTGGCGGAACCCGTTCAAGCTTTCGGGCGCGGGCGCTCGCGGCCTTCTGTTCGCGCACTCGTCCTGCCTCAGGCTCCTCCTCAACTCTCATCTGCGGCTGGCTAAGCTGAAGGCGGCCTCCGACGAGAGCGAGGTGCTCTGTCGGCTCCTCGGCGAGCTCGCTCTCGCCTAA
- a CDS encoding uncharacterized protein (SWAP/Surp domain containing protein), with amino-acid sequence MKFNIPPEVRKHIPDGCNIDLKTYLTMEYVAKSVSKEGNPFEFRLKIHPQNHKLPFLDSNHKLYNCYQFLKKNQEHYLYGCDKEQVPELLHELYEQVFLTEKHVDTKVKTPVDKIIEGYSDSE; translated from the exons atgaaatttaatatacCTCCTGAGGTCAGGAAACATATTCCAGACGGCTGTAACATAGACTTAAAAACATACTTAACTATGGAATATGTTGCAAAATCAGTATCTAAG gAAGGGAACCCCTTTGAGTTTAGGCTGAAGATTCACCCTCAAAACCACAAGCTTCCATTTCTGGATTCCAATcacaaattatacaattgTTACCAgtttttaaagaaaaatCAAGAGCATTACCTCTACGGATGTGACAAAGAACAGGTTCCTGAACTTCTACATGAGCTATACGAACAAGTGTTTCTGACCGAGAAGCACGTTGACACAAAAGTAAAAACTCCAGTTGACAAGATCATCGAAGGTTACTCAGACTCAGAATAA
- a CDS encoding hexokinase 1 codes for MSYASTLIREAVEIYRGESDAPTLLISNPDLRLEQILKQLTVTVNDLKDISHNFYSELMHGLNAHRRHRNLWLPNECSFKMLDSFIPNVPTGNEKGSYYALDFGGSNFRAVRISIDGSGKMHRNQSTFSLRYSSALGPKGLLDQKATATELFDHFATKIGQVIRESGDDPEPSVPYNVGFTFSFPCTMLSHSNAILLDWTKDFETGRATNDQVEGKDVGILMDEAFVRNKINAKVSIILNDTVGTLLCCAYQKPKDYPPCKIGVILGTGFNICYEEDEYDRFGYVGRVINIECGNFDKELPFTPVDYEIDYYTSNRGRGKLEKLVSGAYLGEIIRRYMILYLREKAPPKLWEVGTFSSEDASLILNDETDDLIVTKEVALKSWEVEFPIESLIGLRKISEAVFTRSAGFAAASICATARKAKAYVTSKASVAVDGSLYIKNEWYRNKLQYYIDTVTRPDLKGNVVLLPSDDGSGKGAAIAAAMFNQM; via the coding sequence ATGTCATACGCAAGTACATTGATTCGTGAAGCGGTTGAGATTTATAGAGGTGAGTCCGATGCTCCCACTCTATTGATCTCTAATCCCGATTTACGACTTGAGCAAATCCTGAAACAATTGACTGTAACAGTTAATGATTTGAAGGATATATCTCACAACTTTTACTCGGAGCTTATGCACGGTTTGAATGCTCATAGACGGCACAGGAATTTATGGCTCCCAAATGAGTGTTCTTTTAAGATGCTTGATTCATTTATTCCTAATGTTCCAACGGGAAATGAGAAGGGGTCTTATTATGCTCTTGATTTTGGTGGATCGAATTTTAGGGCCGTTCGTATATCAATCGATGGAAGTGGAAAGATGCATCGTAACCAGTCTACTTTTAGTTTGCGCTATTCAAGTGCTCTTGGCCCAAAAGGTTTACTTGATCAGAAAGCTACTGCAACTGAACTTTTTGATCATTTTGCTACGAAGATCGGTCAAGTTATTAGGGAGTCGGGAGACGATCCAGAACCAAGTGTACCTTACAATGTTGGTTTTACATTTTCATTCCCATGTACTATGCTTTCACACTCCAATGCCATCTTATTGGATTGGACTAAGGATTTTGAAACTGGTAGAGCTACGAATGATCAAGTTGAAGGGAAAGATGTAGGAATATTAATGGATGAAGCATTTGTAcgtaataaaataaatgctAAGGTAtccataattttaaatgatacCGTCGGTACTCTTTTGTGTTGCGCTTACCAGAAACCAAAAGATTATCCCCCCTGTAAAATAGGCGTTATTCTTGGAACCGGATTCAACATCTGTTAcgaggaagatgaataTGATCGGTTCGGTTACGTCGGAAGGGTCATCAACATCGAATGTGGTAATTTTGACAAGGAATTGCCATTTACTCCCGTTGACTACGAAATCGACTATTATACATCAAACAGAGGCCGTGGTAAACTCGAGAAACTTGTTTCTGGAGCATATCTCGGTGAAATCATAAGGAGGTATATGATCCTCTATCTAAGGGAGAAGGCTCCCCCGAAGCTATGGGAAGTTGGTACCTTCAGTTCTGAGGATGCcagtttaatattaaacgATGAAACTGACGACTTAATTGTGACGAAAGAAGTAGCTCTTAAATCATGGGAAGTCGAATTTCCCATCGAGTCCTTGATAGGACTTAGGAAAATATCAGAGGCAGTATTCACAAGATCTGCTGGATTTGCAGCAGCTTCTATTTGTGCTACCGCTAGAAAAGCTAAGGCATACGTAACATCCAAAGCTAGTGTAGCAGTAGACGGTTCTctgtacattaaaaatgaatggTACAGAAACAAATTACAGTACTATATTGACACTGTGACAAGGCCTGATCTTAAGGGtaatgtagttttattGCCTTCAGACGATGGTTCAGGGAAAGGCGCCGCCATCGCTGCAGCAATGTTCAATCAAATGTAA
- a CDS encoding hexokinase 1: protein MTNAGSLIREAVELYYGDTASHTILSSDPKVRLEQIVGHLTVSLNDLIDMSMSFYTELMNGLKAHKRHRNLWLPNECSFKMLDSFIPNVPTGNEKGSYYALDFGGSNFRAVRILIDGSGKMHRNQSTFSLRYSSALGPKGLLDQKATATELFDHFATKIGQVIRESGDDPEPSVPYNVGFTFSFPCTMLSHSNAILLDWTKDFETGRATNDQVEGKDVGVLMDEAFVRNKINAKVSIILNDTVGTLLCCAYQKPKDYPPCKIGVILGTGFNICYEEDEYDRFGYVGRVINIECGNFDKELPFTPVDYEIDYYTSNRGRGKLEKLVSGAYLGEIIRRYMILYLREKAPPKMWVVGTFTSEDASVILNDNTEDWRITNEVVRRAWDVDLNYEALVGLRKISEAAFARSAGFAAASICATARKAKAYVRSRATAAIDGSLYIKNEWYRNKLQYYIDTVTRPDLKGNVVLLPSDDGSGKGAAIAAAMFNDKFL, encoded by the coding sequence ATGACTAACGCCGGGTCATTGATTAGAGAAGCGGTGGAATTATATTATGGAGATACCGCATCGCATACTATATTGTCTTCCGACCCGAAAGTTAGGCTCGAGCAAATAGTAGGTCATTTAACTGTATCATTAAATGACTTGATTGATATGTCAATGAGTTTTTATACAGAGTTAATGAATGGGCTAAAAGCTCATAAGCGGCATAGGAATTTATGGCTCCCAAATGAGTGTTCTTTTAAGATGCTTGATTCATTTATTCCTAATGTTCCAACGGGAAATGAGAAGGGGTCTTATTATGCTCTTGATTTTGGTGGATCGAATTTTAGGGCCGTTCGTATATTAATAGATGGAAGTGGAAAGATGCATCGTAACCAGTCTACTTTTAGTTTGCGCTATTCAAGTGCTCTTGGCCCAAAAGGTTTACTTGATCAGAAAGCTACTGCAACTGAACTTTTTGATCATTTTGCTACGAAGATCGGTCAAGTTATTAGGGAGTCGGGAGACGATCCAGAACCAAGTGTACCTTACAATGTTGGTTTTACATTTTCATTCCCATGTACTATGCTTTCACACTCCAATGCCATCTTATTGGATTGGACTAAGGATTTTGAGACTGGTAGAGCTACGAATGATCAAGTTGAAGGTAAAGACGTTGGCGTTTTAATGGATGAAGCATTTGTAcgtaataaaataaatgctAAGGTAtccataattttaaatgatacCGTCGGTACTCTTTTGTGTTGCGCTTACCAGAAACCAAAAGATTATCCCCCCTGTAAAATAGGCGTTATTCTTGGAACCGGATTCAACATCTGTTAcgaggaagatgaataTGATCGGTTCGGTTACGTCGGAAGGGTCATCAACATCGAATGTGGTAATTTTGACAAGGAATTGCCATTTACTCCCGTTGACTACGAAATCGACTATTATACATCAAACAGAGGCCGTGGTAAACTCGAGAAACTTGTTTCTGGAGCATATCTCGGTGAAATCATAAGGAGGTATATGATCCTCTATCTAAGGGAGAAGGCTCCCCCGAAAATGTGGGTTGTCGGAACATTTACTTCAGAAGATGCtagtgtaattttaaatgacaATACTGAGGATTGGCGTATTACTAATGAGGTTGTTCGCAGAGCTTGGGATgtagatttaaattacGAAGCTTTAGTAGGACTCAGAAAGATTTCAGAGGCTGCTTTTGCGAGATCAGCTGGATTTGCAGCAGCTTCTATTTGTGCTACGGCTCGAAAAGCTAAGGCATATGTTAGATCCAGGGCGACAGCCGCCATCGACGGATcattgtacattaaaaacgAATGGTACAGAAACAAATTACAGTACTATATTGACACTGTGACAAGGCCTGATCTTAAGGGtaatgtagttttattGCCTTCAGACGATGGTTCAGGGAAAGGCGCCGCCATCGCTGCAGCAATGtttaatgataaatttcTTTAA